Proteins encoded in a region of the Zunongwangia endophytica genome:
- a CDS encoding YqaE/Pmp3 family membrane protein — protein sequence MSIWRVILSIFFPPLAVFDKGCGSIIIVLLLTLLGWIPGVIAALIILNNPNK from the coding sequence ATGAGTATTTGGCGCGTAATTTTATCAATATTTTTTCCGCCCTTAGCGGTATTTGATAAGGGGTGCGGTTCTATTATTATAGTGCTGCTTTTAACCCTTTTAGGTTGGATTCCCGGAGTAATCGCTGCACTCATAATTTTAAATAATCCTAATAAATGA